The Lonchura striata isolate bLonStr1 chromosome 7, bLonStr1.mat, whole genome shotgun sequence genome window below encodes:
- the FAM204A gene encoding protein FAM204A isoform X1, whose translation MWSGLLPPGLNESDVDLSSDDGDESPDSCSKQDTKEDTERVQGTGQESNASSEPLLPVTDEESESQTCPPGVSVNIWNKFVELQKKHREMKMQVKEENRCRKRKHRRKAKQRKTDEVAKSSQQLENEEKWKELTQYFGINDRFESPVNSRAPQKSGLELSIEKCVAEGDIAKAEELSDRLAIRELGVKIAKAAACRNFVKAKQEAEAAQEAQKKKKLAWGFEAKKRWETKSNMGYM comes from the exons ATGTGGAGTGGGCTGTTACCTCCAGGACTGAATGAAAGTGATGTTGATCTAAGTTCTGATGATGGAGACGAATCACCTGATTCCTGTTCAAAGCAAGACACAAAAGAAGATACTGAAAGAGTTCAGGGGACTGGACAGGAAAGTAATGCCAGCAGTGAACCTCTTCTACCAGTGACAGATGAAGAAAGTGAATCTCAAACGTGCCCTCCGGGAGTTTCTGTGAATATCTGGAAT AAGTTTGTGGAGCTTCAGAAGAAACACCgtgaaatgaaaatgcaagTGAAAGAGGAAAACAGGTGCCGAAAAAGAAAGCACCGCCGAAAAG caAAACAGAGAAAGACTGATGAAGTGGCTAAAAG tagTCAGCAGttggaaaatgaagagaaatggaaagaaCTTACACAATACTTTGGAATCAACGATAGATTTGAATCACCTGTGAACAGCAGGGCTCCACAAAAG tctGGCCTTGAACTGAGCATAGAGAAGTGTGTGGCTGAAGGTGACATTGCCAAGGCTGAGGAGCTGAGTGACAGATTAGCCATTCGTGAG CTTGGTGTGAAAATTGCCAAAGCTGCCGCTTGCCGCAACTTTGTAAAAGCCAAGCAAGAAGCAGAGGCTGCCCAAGAagctcaaaagaaaaagaagcttGCTTGGGG ATTTGAAGCCAAGAAAAGATGGGAAACAAAAAGCAACATGGGATACATGTAG
- the FAM204A gene encoding protein FAM204A isoform X2 has protein sequence MWSGLLPPGLNESDVDLSSDDGDESPDSCSKQDTKEDTERVQGTGQESNASSEPLLPVTDEESESQTCPPGVSVNIWNKFVELQKKHREMKMQVKEENRCRKRKHRRKAKQRKTDEVAKSQQLENEEKWKELTQYFGINDRFESPVNSRAPQKSGLELSIEKCVAEGDIAKAEELSDRLAIRELGVKIAKAAACRNFVKAKQEAEAAQEAQKKKKLAWGFEAKKRWETKSNMGYM, from the exons ATGTGGAGTGGGCTGTTACCTCCAGGACTGAATGAAAGTGATGTTGATCTAAGTTCTGATGATGGAGACGAATCACCTGATTCCTGTTCAAAGCAAGACACAAAAGAAGATACTGAAAGAGTTCAGGGGACTGGACAGGAAAGTAATGCCAGCAGTGAACCTCTTCTACCAGTGACAGATGAAGAAAGTGAATCTCAAACGTGCCCTCCGGGAGTTTCTGTGAATATCTGGAAT AAGTTTGTGGAGCTTCAGAAGAAACACCgtgaaatgaaaatgcaagTGAAAGAGGAAAACAGGTGCCGAAAAAGAAAGCACCGCCGAAAAG caAAACAGAGAAAGACTGATGAAGTGGCTAAAAG TCAGCAGttggaaaatgaagagaaatggaaagaaCTTACACAATACTTTGGAATCAACGATAGATTTGAATCACCTGTGAACAGCAGGGCTCCACAAAAG tctGGCCTTGAACTGAGCATAGAGAAGTGTGTGGCTGAAGGTGACATTGCCAAGGCTGAGGAGCTGAGTGACAGATTAGCCATTCGTGAG CTTGGTGTGAAAATTGCCAAAGCTGCCGCTTGCCGCAACTTTGTAAAAGCCAAGCAAGAAGCAGAGGCTGCCCAAGAagctcaaaagaaaaagaagcttGCTTGGGG ATTTGAAGCCAAGAAAAGATGGGAAACAAAAAGCAACATGGGATACATGTAG